A single genomic interval of Primulina huaijiensis isolate GDHJ02 chromosome 7, ASM1229523v2, whole genome shotgun sequence harbors:
- the LOC140981419 gene encoding uncharacterized protein, translated as MGRAPCCDKANVKKGPWSPEEDAKLREFIGKYGTAGNWIALPQKAGLKRCGKSCRLRWLNYLRPNIKHGEFSDEEDRIICTLYASIGSRWSIIAAQLPGRTDNDIKNYWNTKLKKKIMGLLPSQQAKIAPFSSNLQAPLLSQFQSLPSLSQFYNNSLIYTPSATSEASISTPQSLLNYNNNSTKYSCFRQKNQEGLMDLQCYYPVNDNILMFGVNHEASCSSSDGSCSQISHGKDNHIVKQEEMGCWNQGFISADNQKFMLHNHGKIITGGPDLDVQADLSAPNLDQKAVENGAQLEYDLEEIKEMIINSNSNLFMFNDDNKTHEKGMYYYYY; from the exons ATGGGAAGGGCTCCTTGCTGTGATAAAGCTAATGTGAAGAAAGGTCCATGGTCACCTGAAGAAGATGCTAAGCTTAGAGAATTCATAGGAAAATATGGAACTGCTGGGAATTGGATTGCTTTGCCTCAGAAAGCTG GGTTGAAGAGATGTGGAAAGAGCTGTAGATTAAGGTGGCTCAATTATCTGAGACCAAATATCAAACATGGTGAATTTTCTGATGAAGAAGACAGAATCATTTGCACCCTTTATGCCAGTATCGGAAGCAG gTGGTCCATAATTGCTGCTCAGTTACCTGGAAGAACTGATAATGATATCAAGAATTACTGGAACACCAAACTTAAGAAGAAGATAATGGGATTGCTTCCTTCACAGCAAGCAAAAATTGCACCATTTTCAAGCAATCTTCAAGCTCCATTGTTATCTCAGTTCCAATCTCTACCGAGCTTGTCTCAGTTTTATAATAACTCATTAATTTACACCCCATCTGCTACATCTGAAGCTTCCATTTCAACTCCTCAAAGTCTTTTAAACTACAATAACAACAGCACTAAGTATTCTTGTTTTCGTCAGAAAAACCAGGAGGGTTTAATGGATTTGCAGTGTTATTATCCGGTTAATGACAACATATTAATGTTCGGAGTGAACCATGAAGCAAGCTGTTCCTCATCTGATGGAAGTTGCAGCCAAATCAGCCACGGAAAAGATAATCATATAGTTAAACAAGAAGAAATGGGGTGTTGGAATCAGGGTTTCATCTCTGCGGATAACCAAAAGTTCATGCTTCATAATCACGGAAAGATCATCACTGGAGGTCCTGATCTTGATGTTCAAGCGGATTTATCAGCTCCAAATCTTGATCAGAAGGCAGTAGAAAATGGGGCTCAGTTGGAGTATGATCTTGAGGAAATTAAGGAAATGATCATTAACAGCAACAGTAATTTGTTCATGTTCAATGATGACAACAAGACACATGAGAAGGGGATGTACTATTACTACTACTGA